From the Deltaproteobacteria bacterium genome, one window contains:
- the gmd gene encoding GDP-mannose 4,6-dehydratase, with product MAKRALITGVTGQDGSYLAELLIGKGYEVYGMVRRSSSETLSRITHIKERINFVQGDLTDQSSLDEAVRTIRPDEIYNLAAQSFVPTSWNQPTLTGEVTGLGTTRLLEAVRKFRPEARFYQASSSEMFGKVREVPQTELTPFHPRSPYGVAKVYGHFITVNYRESYDLYAVSGILFNHESPRRGLDFVTRKITHTAARIKHGLATELRLGNLDAKRDWGYAGDYVEAMWLMLQQDRPEDYVIATGRTHSVREFVELAFERLGLDWKRYVVVDPAFFRPAEVNLLVGDPSKARERLGWTPKVSFRELVRMMTDADDALCAAGADAT from the coding sequence ATGGCAAAAAGGGCGTTGATAACGGGCGTCACCGGCCAGGACGGTTCCTATCTCGCCGAGCTTCTGATAGGGAAGGGCTACGAGGTCTACGGCATGGTGCGACGCTCCAGCTCCGAGACCCTCTCGCGCATAACGCACATAAAGGAGAGGATCAACTTCGTCCAGGGCGACCTCACCGACCAGAGCTCGCTGGACGAGGCGGTGCGGACCATAAGACCCGACGAGATATACAACCTGGCGGCCCAGTCCTTCGTCCCCACCTCCTGGAACCAGCCCACCCTCACGGGCGAGGTCACGGGGCTGGGCACCACAAGGCTCCTCGAGGCGGTGCGCAAGTTCAGGCCCGAGGCCAGGTTCTACCAGGCCTCGTCGAGCGAGATGTTCGGCAAGGTCCGCGAGGTCCCGCAGACAGAGCTCACCCCCTTCCACCCGCGAAGCCCCTACGGCGTGGCCAAGGTCTACGGCCACTTCATAACGGTCAACTACCGGGAGAGCTACGACCTCTACGCCGTCTCGGGCATCCTCTTCAACCACGAATCGCCGCGCCGGGGCCTCGACTTCGTGACCCGCAAGATAACCCATACGGCGGCCCGCATAAAACACGGCCTTGCCACGGAGCTTCGCCTCGGAAACCTCGACGCAAAACGCGACTGGGGCTACGCGGGCGACTACGTGGAGGCCATGTGGCTCATGCTCCAGCAGGACCGCCCCGAAGACTACGTGATAGCCACGGGCCGGACCCACAGCGTGCGCGAGTTCGTGGAACTCGCCTTCGAGAGGCTCGGCCTCGACTGGAAGAGATACGTCGTCGTGGACCCCGCCTTCTTCAGACCGGCGGAGGTCAACCTCCTCGTCGGCGACCCGTCGAAGGCCCGCGAAAGGCTCGGCTGGACCCCCAAGGTCTCCTTCCGGGAGCTGGTCCGCATGATGACCGACGCCGACGACGCGCTCTGCGCGGCAGGCGCCGACGCCACGTGA